The sequence AGTAAGTAATTAAGCCCGGGTAAATGTTCACTGGCTATTTTATCAACACTGTTTGCGACAGATTTAAAGTTAACGGCGCTGACAGCAGCGATACCGATTAATACCATTGCTAGAAGGACAATGGGAAGTAATAACTTATAGCGGAATCGAAGGTTATTGAACCAGCTCATATTATTCGCCTTTTTTGCTTTACGACTAAAGTCTAATGACTTGTTATCGTAAGCTAAGCAGCTTTACTTTAGCTGGTCAATAAATAAACGCCGAGCTCTCGCGAGCCCAGCGTTTGGGTTGACGTTATTTTATATCGGTTAGGCGAAGATAGGGTTTTAGTGTTTTCCAGCCTTGTGGAAATTTCTCTTTTGCATCATCGTCACTGACATTAGGACGAATAATGACGGAGTCGCCTGGTGTCCAGTCCGCAGGGCAAGCGACTTCTTCGCGATCTGTCGTTTGTAACGCATCAATCACGCGCAAAATCTCGTTGAAATTACGACCAACCGTCATTGGGTAAGTCATTATCAGACGAATTTTCTGGTTCGGATCGATAATAAATACCGAGCGAACCGTCGCTGTAGCACTCTCATTCGGGTGAATCATGTCGTACTTTTGAGCGACTTCCAGCTCTTTGTCTGCAACAATTGGAAACTCCAAAACGGTATTTTGAGTTTCGTTAATGTCGTTGATCCAGCCTTTGTGCGCGTCAACTGAGTCGGTAGAAAGCCCTAATGGTTTTACGTTGCGCTTTTTAAACTCCGGTGCTAACTGCGATGTACGCCCCATTTCTGTCGTACAAACTGGCGTGTAGTCAGCGGGGTGGCTGAAGAAAAAGACCCAAGAGCCTTTGGCCCAGTCATGAAAATTGATCGAACCTTCTGTGGTATCAATCGTAAAATCGGGTGCGGTATCACCAATACGTAATGTCATAGAGCTACTCCTAGTATGTCTTTTTAAGACGAAAATAGATAACCTTTAAATAGTAGCTGATTGCCCGCTTTACAAGGTGGTTAACTTATAACCTTTTACTCTACGTTAGACAGCTAAGTTATTAGCAGGAGTTACGTTTGTCTTTAGTTGTATTTTTGCCTCTGGTCGTTTGGGTTATGTTGGGCTTTTTTTCGCCCACGGTATTGACGAGTGTTGACTTACCGGTGCCAGAGAGTGTTATTGCCTCTTTGAGTTTGATCGTCGTTGTTGCGGGTTTTTTCCGACAATGGCAATGGTTTTATTGGTGCGCCTGGACCGCGGGATTTTATGCGGTGATTCAGTTGGGCTTGCAGCAGCCACTGAGCCAACAACCTGTGGCGGTTTTATATGAAGCGTTGCCGGTTTGGCTGTCGCTAACGGCGGTGCTGTTGGTGCTTATCAAGTTGCCGGTACTGTTTTCTATCAACGGCTTCTTGCTGTTTATTGCTGGTGGCCTTTTTCCCTTGTTACTGCTTATAGAACCATTTTCTGGCGCTGTGGCTCTGTTAAATCCTTCTGAAATGCTAAGCCTGGCTGGCGAATTTCCCGGTGTAGGCACGGCGCTATGGATGACTGCTATGGGAGGGGGATGGGCCACTATCTTGCTCTATAGACAAGCATCGGCGTTTCGCTGGAGTCAGTTAGCGGCCTGGTTAGCTTTTATGGTGTTTGTTATCGGCGTTGAGCAAACTGAAGCGTCAATGTGGGCTGTGTTGGTTGTTTCAGTTAGCTTCTTGCTGGCACTAGCCGACAGAATGTTAAAGCTGGCTTATATTGACGAGCTCACCGGGTTACCGCAACGCCGAGCGCTCATGAGTGAGCTGCAACATTTACGCAAGCGAAGTGCTGTATGCATGCTCGACGTCGATCATTTTAAGAAGTTCAATGATCGCTACGGGCATGAGGTTGGCGATCAGGTGCTTAGGCTGCTTGGTCGTATTCTAAAAAGTGTTAGCGGATTTAAAGCTTACCGATATGGGGGCGAAGAGTTCACTTTAGTGTTTTCACACAACAACGAAGAAAAGTTAAAAGACGTACTGGAAACTGTACGCTCAAAGGTGGCTAATTATCCGCTTGCTTTACGAGACCCTTCCCGACCTGAAAAGTCACGAAAAGGTAAAGAAAAACGTGGCAAGCAAAGCGACAAAAAAACGGTGAAAGTTACCATCAGTTTAGGAGCGACGACAAAAGCGCCCGGCGATACGCCCGACAGTATTCTGAAGCGAGCGGATGAAAACCTGTATGCAGCCAAAAAGGCGGGGCGGAATCGTTATGTAATGAGGTAAATGTAAAGAATTATTACAAAATTGGACAAATTGTAATCATAATAGTAGCGTTATTGTTGAGGGCAATCCTCAATCCTTAAATTTTCTATAACAAAAACAAGATGTACGTACACTTTGCTAGTGGCGTTTGTTTAAGGAGAGAACAATAATGCTAAGACTTAAAAGAACGCTCACGGCGTTATCGGTCGCTGCCGCTCTCGGTGTTGCGTCCTCAGCTTACGCTCAGGATACCGGTACGCTTCGTATTCAAATCACAGATAGTCAGGGTAACCCTGTTCCTAATGCAACGGTTAGCGTCAGCGCTCCAGATACATTAGTCTCACGGACAGCTGAAACTGATGAAGACGGTTATGTTCGCTTAGGCGGCTTACAGCCATCTCGTGAGTATCAGGTTGAAGTTGTTGAAGAGGGTTACTCGGACTTTGAATCTGGTAATGTTCGTGTTTCATCAGGCCAAACGTTTGAACTAAACTATGCGTTGAGCCGTGCGGGTGGTGATATTGAAACCATCGAGGTTACCGGTCGCGCGATGTCGACAATTGATACGACTTCCTCTACAACGGGGACTTCCGTTACACTCGATATGACGGAATCATTGCCAACGGCTCGTAGCTTCCAGGATTACTTGCAACTCGCACCAAGTACCAAGCCTTCACTTGATGGCAACCCATCGTCCAAGTCAGGTGTTAACTATTCCGACATCGGCGGTGAGTATGGCTCTTCTTCAGATAACGTGTACTACCTTGATGGTGTTAATGTTACCGACAACCAGACCGGCACCTTTGGCGCAAATATCAACTCTGAAATTATTCAGGAGCAGCGTATCTTAACCGGTGGTATTCCTGCAGAATATGCCGGTGGTCAGGGCTTGGTGACTCGAGTTATCACGAAGTCTGGTAGTAACGAGTGGAGCGGCTCAGTTAACTACTATTTCCAGAACGATAGCTTGGTCGCTGATAACGAGCACCTTTCTCAAAATAGCTTTGATACTTTTGATACTGCGGTCACTTTAGGTGGTCCAATCATCAAAGATGAACTTTGGTTCTTTGGTTCATACCAAATTAAAGAGCGCGAAGAAGACGTGACTGATCCGGTTACGGATACGAAGTTACGTAGCATCAGCGATGAGCAAGATCTTGGCTTCTTTAAATTAACCTGGCAGCCAACCGCGAATGACCGGTTTGTGGCGAGCTGGTTTAATGACCCTAGAGAAATTAGTGGTTCAGATGACCCGACGGTATTGAATAACAGGGATAGAGCTCAGGAACAAGGTGGGGATAACTACCGGATAGAATATTCTCGTTACTGGGACAACTTTATTCTTACTTTAAAGGCTTCAAGTCATGAAGGTGAAGTCTCAAATTTAGCTGCGGATAATTCGACTCGAAATGACGTTGCTTATCGAACTAACGGCGGTTTTGAACCAACGAACGCTGATACTGATAAAGGCGGTTACGGTGTTAACTCAATTAATTTCCGTAATAAAGACGAGTATCAGGCAACACTTGAATACTTCCTGGATACTTATGACTATGGTAGCCATGAGTTGAAAGCTGGTTTTGTCTATACGGTCAACGAAAATATCCAGGACAGTCAAGTTACGGGTGATGGTGCTCAGTATACGTCTATTGGTGCTAGAGAAAGTGGTACAACAATGGATGAGTATCTCAGTGGTGAAAATTGGGTTGGTGAAATTAGCTTATCAGCTGACGACCTGGAACGACTGATAACCGGTATGCAAGAAAGTGAAGACGCTGCTTTGTACGAATCTCGCTATGACAGCAATGGCGATGGCACTATAACGCCTGACGAACTGCGTAATGGTGTCGTTTTTGACTCGACTGAAGGAAACCCGACAGGAGATGTCAACGTTTACCGTTATAACGAGATTGAAACAGCTCAGGTTCAGATGGAAACAAAAGGCAAAACGTTCTTTGTTCAAGATACCTGGACAATTGATCAATGGACAGTCAATGCCGGCCTTCGCGCTGAAACTTGGGAACACTTCTCGTCTAAAGGCGATAAAATTGCTGAATTTGATTGGGAAGTTGCGCCGCGTTTCAGTGTTGTATACGACATAGATGGTTCGAGTAAAGTGTGGGGCTTTGTTGGTCGTTACTACGATCCAATTCGTACCAACATGACAGACTTTGCCGGTAACTTAACTGGTCCTGTTCGTCATGAACAAATTTACCTGGAAGATCGCTGGTTAACTTATCGCGTGCGCGGTGGTGAGCAAGTTCAGGATGCGTTTTTCGCGCCAACCACAAAAACCCCGTATACCGATGAGATCTTGCTTGGTTACGCCACAAATATTGCGGATAACATGAGCGTAGAAGTGACTTATACGGATCGTACAACCAAAGATATCCTGGAAGATTATGACCTTGGTTTATATACCGAGCAATTAGAGGGAACAGAGTTCTACTTGCCACTTTCATACTTTGGTTATGAGGAGAACCCAGGTTCTAACTACGTGATTGGAACGTTAGCAGGCGCTAAGCGTGACTACCAAGGTTTGCAGGTAGCGTTCACTAAGCATAGAACGCCATCAGACAACTGGTTCTTCAATGCGTCGTGGACTTACAACGATGCTAAAGGTAACAGTAACTCGGATAGTAATGCCGACTTCCAGGGTGACGTTGTATGGTTAGATCCAAGAGCTCCAGGAACTTATGGTGATCAACCAGGTAATATGGAACACTTGGTTAAATTATTCGGTAGCTATAAGTTTGATAACGGTATTGAAGTGGGTGCTGTTTATAACTGGAATTCAGGTACCATCTATAGCCGTACATGGTCAATTTACGGTCGACACTTACCGTTGCAAGGGGATGCTTACGAGTATGGCGGTGTGACCACAAACTGGTTAGCCGAGGACTCTATTGGCTCTCAAGAGTCTCCTGCTTATGGCACTTTGGATCTTCGTGTTAAATACACCCATAACTTCGGTGAAGATTATAAAGCTGAATTCTTCCTGGATGTCTTTAACGCACTGGATGATCAAGCGGTACGCCGCGAGCAAGATCTTGTTGCTGGTGACGGTGTTTATGCCTTTGGCGAAGGAGTTGACTGGGTTAAACCCCGTCGTTTCTACTTAGGCGCACGTTTATCGTTCTAGTCTCCCTGCTGGAGCGTTTTGTAACCCGGTGGCTTGCTACCGGGTTTTTTTGTTTTAAGTACTTGGCGATCTAAATTTAACGGAGTACGTTAAATTAAATACTATTAATTAATAAAAAGGGCGGACATGAGCTATATAAAAGACACTATCGAGACATTAAAGCAAACCAGCCCGGCGCAGTCGGAGTTTTATCAGGCGGTGGAAGATGTACTTGAATCGATAGAGCCTTTGTTAGAGGAGCGCCCTAAATATCGAGAACAAGCGATTATTGAGCGTCTGGTTGAGCCGGAAAGGCAAGTGATGTTTCGTGTACCCTGGGTGGACGATAGCGGTCAGATACAGGTCAATAAAGGGTATCGTATTGAATTTAATTCGGCATTAGGCCCTTACAAAGGCGGTTTGCGCTTTCATCCAAGCGTTAATGCCGGAATTATAAAGTTTCTTGGTTTTGAACAAATATTTAAGAATGCGCTGACAGGCCTGCCTATTGGCGGCGGTAAGGGAGGCTCCAACTTTGATCCTAAAGGTAAGTCGGACGCTGAAATCATGCGTTTTTGCCAATCGTTTATGAGCGAATTGTATCGCCACATTGGGCCAAATACGGATGTTCCTGCTGGGGATATTGGTGTCGGAACACGGGAAATTGGCTATCTGTTTGGCCAATATAAACGCTTAGCGAATCGATTCGACGGTGTTCTTACGGGTAAAAGCACGCTCTGGGGTGGTTCCTTTGTTCGTAAAGAAGCGACGGGTTATGGGGCCGTCTATTTTGCCGAATGCATGCTGGACGATAAAGATGACTCATTAGAAGGGAAGCGTTGTCTGGTATCCGGTTCTGGCAATGTGGCTATTTACGCGATGGAAAAGCTCTATGAACTTGG comes from Idiomarina sp. X4 and encodes:
- a CDS encoding GGDEF domain-containing protein, encoding MSLVVFLPLVVWVMLGFFSPTVLTSVDLPVPESVIASLSLIVVVAGFFRQWQWFYWCAWTAGFYAVIQLGLQQPLSQQPVAVLYEALPVWLSLTAVLLVLIKLPVLFSINGFLLFIAGGLFPLLLLIEPFSGAVALLNPSEMLSLAGEFPGVGTALWMTAMGGGWATILLYRQASAFRWSQLAAWLAFMVFVIGVEQTEASMWAVLVVSVSFLLALADRMLKLAYIDELTGLPQRRALMSELQHLRKRSAVCMLDVDHFKKFNDRYGHEVGDQVLRLLGRILKSVSGFKAYRYGGEEFTLVFSHNNEEKLKDVLETVRSKVANYPLALRDPSRPEKSRKGKEKRGKQSDKKTVKVTISLGATTKAPGDTPDSILKRADENLYAAKKAGRNRYVMR
- a CDS encoding peroxiredoxin; its protein translation is MTLRIGDTAPDFTIDTTEGSINFHDWAKGSWVFFFSHPADYTPVCTTEMGRTSQLAPEFKKRNVKPLGLSTDSVDAHKGWINDINETQNTVLEFPIVADKELEVAQKYDMIHPNESATATVRSVFIIDPNQKIRLIMTYPMTVGRNFNEILRVIDALQTTDREEVACPADWTPGDSVIIRPNVSDDDAKEKFPQGWKTLKPYLRLTDIK
- a CDS encoding TonB-dependent receptor; this encodes MLRLKRTLTALSVAAALGVASSAYAQDTGTLRIQITDSQGNPVPNATVSVSAPDTLVSRTAETDEDGYVRLGGLQPSREYQVEVVEEGYSDFESGNVRVSSGQTFELNYALSRAGGDIETIEVTGRAMSTIDTTSSTTGTSVTLDMTESLPTARSFQDYLQLAPSTKPSLDGNPSSKSGVNYSDIGGEYGSSSDNVYYLDGVNVTDNQTGTFGANINSEIIQEQRILTGGIPAEYAGGQGLVTRVITKSGSNEWSGSVNYYFQNDSLVADNEHLSQNSFDTFDTAVTLGGPIIKDELWFFGSYQIKEREEDVTDPVTDTKLRSISDEQDLGFFKLTWQPTANDRFVASWFNDPREISGSDDPTVLNNRDRAQEQGGDNYRIEYSRYWDNFILTLKASSHEGEVSNLAADNSTRNDVAYRTNGGFEPTNADTDKGGYGVNSINFRNKDEYQATLEYFLDTYDYGSHELKAGFVYTVNENIQDSQVTGDGAQYTSIGARESGTTMDEYLSGENWVGEISLSADDLERLITGMQESEDAALYESRYDSNGDGTITPDELRNGVVFDSTEGNPTGDVNVYRYNEIETAQVQMETKGKTFFVQDTWTIDQWTVNAGLRAETWEHFSSKGDKIAEFDWEVAPRFSVVYDIDGSSKVWGFVGRYYDPIRTNMTDFAGNLTGPVRHEQIYLEDRWLTYRVRGGEQVQDAFFAPTTKTPYTDEILLGYATNIADNMSVEVTYTDRTTKDILEDYDLGLYTEQLEGTEFYLPLSYFGYEENPGSNYVIGTLAGAKRDYQGLQVAFTKHRTPSDNWFFNASWTYNDAKGNSNSDSNADFQGDVVWLDPRAPGTYGDQPGNMEHLVKLFGSYKFDNGIEVGAVYNWNSGTIYSRTWSIYGRHLPLQGDAYEYGGVTTNWLAEDSIGSQESPAYGTLDLRVKYTHNFGEDYKAEFFLDVFNALDDQAVRREQDLVAGDGVYAFGEGVDWVKPRRFYLGARLSF
- the gdhA gene encoding NADP-specific glutamate dehydrogenase — encoded protein: MSYIKDTIETLKQTSPAQSEFYQAVEDVLESIEPLLEERPKYREQAIIERLVEPERQVMFRVPWVDDSGQIQVNKGYRIEFNSALGPYKGGLRFHPSVNAGIIKFLGFEQIFKNALTGLPIGGGKGGSNFDPKGKSDAEIMRFCQSFMSELYRHIGPNTDVPAGDIGVGTREIGYLFGQYKRLANRFDGVLTGKSTLWGGSFVRKEATGYGAVYFAECMLDDKDDSLEGKRCLVSGSGNVAIYAMEKLYELGATPVTCSDSSGAIYHDNGIDLDLVKRIKEEQNGRLEEYLETHSNAEYTPRDDYPEDGHTVWRYKGDIALPCATQNELTEKDAQALLENGCKYVVEGANMPSTQAAVDLFIESNTAYGPGKAANAGGVATSQLEMMQNASMLRWSFEEVDEKLKGIMRNIFRDAKRTAEEFGHPSNLVLGANVAGFRKVADAMIEQGVV